Proteins found in one Sorghum bicolor cultivar BTx623 chromosome 1, Sorghum_bicolor_NCBIv3, whole genome shotgun sequence genomic segment:
- the LOC8078014 gene encoding aquaporin TIP3-1, translated as MNMIRSVRRRFTVGHMATATDPATLRRAAAELLATAIFVFAAEGATLSLGRMHRHDKGGGVVGGLVVVALAHALALAAAVACAANTSGGHVNPAVTFGALLAGRICLVRSLVYWAAQLLGAVAAALVLRLATGGMHLPEYALAGCVSGWQAAVLEAAMAFGLMHAYFVTVMDHHTRRVRAGAGAGAVAAPLAVGLLAGANVLACGALEGAVMNPARAFGPAVVGSRRWGNHWVYWVGPMVGAGLSGVLYEHLVAGGEEAEPAPSCGGRRRE; from the exons ATGAATATGATCAGGTCGGTACGGCGCcggttcaccgtcggccacatGGCCACGGCCACGGACCCTGCCACGCTCCGCCGCGCCGcagccgagctcctcgccaccgcCATCTTCGTCTTCGCCGCTGAGGGCGCCACGCTCTCCCTCG GGAGAATGCACCGCCATGACAAGGGCGGCGGCGTCGTGGGCGGtctggtggtggtggcgctCGCGCACGCTCtcgcgctcgccgccgccgtggcgtGCGCCGCCAACACCTCCGGCGGTCACGTCAACCCGGCCGTCACCTTCGGCGCGCTGCTCGCCGGCCGGATCTGCCTCGTCCGCTCCCTCGTCTACTGGGCCGCGCAGCTGCtcggcgccgtcgccgccgcgctcGTCCTCAGGCTCGCCACCGGAGGGATG CATCTGCCGGAGTACGCGCTGGCGGGCTGCGTGAGCGGGTGGCAAGCGGCGGTGCTGGAGGCGGCGATGGCGTTCGGGCTCATGCACGCCTACTTCGTCACGGTCATGGACCACCACACGCGGAGGgtccgcgccggcgccggcgccggggccGTGGCGGCGCCGCTCGCCGTGGGGCTCCTGGCGGGCGCCAACGTGCTGGCCTGCGGCGCGCTGGAGGGCGCCGTGATGAATCCGGCGCGCGCGTTCGGGCCCGCGGTCGTGGGCTCCCGACGCTGGGGAAACCACTGGGTGTACTGGGTCGGGCCCATGGTCGGCGCCGGCCTCTCCGGCGTCTTGTACGAGCACCTCGTCGCCGGCGGGGAGGAGGCGGAGCCCGCGCCTAGCTGCG